The Carassius auratus strain Wakin unplaced genomic scaffold, ASM336829v1 scaf_tig00216132, whole genome shotgun sequence genome segment aattggtcagtaagattttttttaaaataaagacattaatacttatttagcaaggatagattgaaattaatcaaaagtgacagtaaagactttacattattaaaaaaaaaaatacattatttcaaataaatgttgttctgtgctttatattcatcaacgaatcctgaaaaattttATCATGTTCACTTTTAGTTttttaacattgttaaaataagaaattatttttgagcagcaaatccgtatattagaaagatttctgaaagatcatgtgacactgaagactgaagtaatgatactgaaaatttgAACAAATTTGGAAATGGAAAATGGATATTTTAAGtatgtttcataatatttttcacaatagtatatacaaaaatatcaaaCTTAGCttctacatttttctttttagtaaAAAAGAGGTATGCTCCTGAAAATATCAAGTAGTGTAAccatcaattaaaaaatatacaagaaTAATAAAGTACAAATTATTATCCAGAATGTTTCCATGAATatacacagtgaaaaaaaaagataaatatcaaGAAGTCTTCTTAGAGTTCCTCCATGTGACATAAACAACGCATAGCATAAAAATAACATGATTCATATTCACTGTTATTGTGTGGGAAAAGGCAGCCAGCACATTATTCAGactttctccttttgtgttccacagaagaacgaaagctgaaacaacatgaggttgaataaatgtgacagaGGTCAAAGATTGAAGTAATCCCTCTTTTTCTGCAGGAGAAATATCAGCGAGAGCAGGAGAAGCTGAAGGAGGAGTGGGAGAAAGCGCAGAGAGAagtggaagaggaggagaggagacacCATGAAGAGGTGCGTCTTCCAGTTGTTTCACATGACATTGGTCCTTAATAAACACTAATTAGTTCTTCATTTATAGGAAAGACAGATACTGGAGGAAACCGTGACCCCACTGACCCCTCACACATCAGGTTTATCATCCAATATGGTGACAGAAGCTCCGCCCCCCACCCAGCCCTCGGCCCCATGTGACACCATTGTCCTCTCTTGGCTGACTGGGAAAGGAAACAGGAAGTGCTGGAGAAGCAGGCGGACCAGAGTAACAGACACAGGTGGAAC includes the following:
- the LOC113097194 gene encoding LIM and calponin homology domains-containing protein 1-like, translated to MLNLAKRVDHWTWDPNEERRRQEKWQQEQERLLQEKYQREQEKLKEEWEKAQREVEEEERRHHEEERQILEETVTPLTPHTSGLSSNMVTEAPPPTQPSAPCDTIVLSWLTGKGNRKCWRSRRTRVTDTALIK